The genomic region TCGTATCCACCCCATTTACAAAACACACCGCATGCATAGCGGCTTGGATTTTTCCGCACCTACCGGCACTCCGGTATATGCCACCGGCAAAGGAAAAGTAGTGAGTATCAACGATGTGGGTTCGGGTTATGGTAATCATATTCTGATTGACCACGGTTATAATTTCAAAACTTTGTATGCCCACCTGAGCAGCGTGAACGTAAAAGTAGGGCAAACGATATCGCGCGGAGACTTAATCGGAAAGGTGGGAAATACCGGACTATCCACTGCTCCGCACCTGCACTATGAAGTGTGGAAGGGCGGTAAACCTGTAAATCCGGCAATGTATTTCTACAACGATTTAAGCCCTGCTGAATATCAAACTATGATTAAACTTTCATCTAAGTTCAATCAATCTTTTGACTAAGTAAACGCAATATAAATTTTTTATATATGAAAAAAGCGGCTTTGCATATCAGGTGCAAAGCCGCTTTTTTATTGTTTTTAAATACTGAAAATGAAAAAACAAAAGATACGGATTATATGCTCTAATAAAGCTGTAATATTTGTAGTATATGTTTTATATTACAATTAAATATTTAAACAATTTTTCTGACTCAAAAAACTGATGATATTGAAAAAATATAGAAACATTATTTTTGTTGTAATATTTTTAATGTATTGGCTAATCGCAATTTTTGCTTCTATATTCTCATTTTAGGAGGATTGCAGTAAATATTTTACGGGAGAAGTTTATACAGGGCAATCTTCTGCAAATATAGAATTGCAACCTCTATCTATGATTTATGCTAGGAAAGAACTAAAGATGTATGCAAAAAATGCCAATTTTAATCAAAATAATATTATGACTTGGTTAGAATTTAGTTTGCAACGTTATCTAAAATTAGACCCTGCCCAACAACCACAGGAAGTGCATATCTATAAGAAAATTTTTTCTGACGGAGAAATGAAATATTGTCGCAATGGCGAACGTTTAAAACAAGAGGCACTTTTTGCAGTTTTCACCTTCTGCCCCTACAAGGAATCAGCTGAGGCAAAAGTTAAAGAAATTATTTTTTACAACGGCGGTGCAACAGGATATGTCATTTCCAAAAACTGTGATTGTTTGTAAATTATTTCAAGCAAATAATTTGTTGTTATTGAATATGATTTATATTTTTTCGCTGATATAGAAAATTAATACAAGAAAACATATGTCCAATTATAATCATAATCGGTTTTACGGAATTATACTTGCCATTTTTTTTGTTTTCGCCGGACTGGTTTTAGGAATTTTTGCTTTTTTATCCTTAGAAATTGGTGGCTTTTTTGAAAATTGCTCTTGTAATGCACTGGAATATAAAACAAAACTTAATGATAATATAATTTTGGAGAATATCGTTGAATACCCTTTCCACTATAAGCCAAATTCAAGCGATTCTTGTGTAGAAAGAGAAGTATATGCCCAAAATGTTAATTATAACCTAAATAGCACTATGTCAGATTTAGAAATGCAAACTTTGCTCTATGTAGGTAAACAAAAGGAGTGCATAGACAAAGTGATTGTTTATAAAAAGATGGATTGCGATGTGGTGTACTGTAGTGATGCAGAAAAAATATTGAAAAAACAAAATACTTGTTTTCACTTTCTGCCCCTACAAGGAATCAGCTAAGGCAAAAGTTAAATAAATTATTTTTTACAACGGCGGTGCAACAGGATATGTCATTTCCAAAAACTGTGATTGTTTGTAAATTATTTCAAACAAATAATTTGTTGCTAAGTCCTTGAACATATTTAGTTTGCATTAAACGGATTAAAATTGATATTTAAAACCTTACCAATATTAGCCATACACCTATTGTTGGCATAAAAAAGGGAATCTTTTTCAAGATAATATTCTGGAAGCAGCCACTCAGTTTTTAACTTTTGCCATACTGTTTCAACCATATTTAGATGAGGCGAATAAGTTGGTAAAAAGAATATAAAAAGCCCCCTTTGTTGCCATATAGTCATATTTTTCTGAAATAGTTTAGAGCGATGAGGACTTTCATTATCCAATACTACAAAGGTATTTTTTTTGATTTTGAACGATAAATTATCTAATTGATGAACAATAAAACTACTATCTATATTCTGCTCGGTCATAGCCCAATGACACTCATTAGCTCGGCTGATGAGTGCAAAAATATTAGTTTTATAGCCTTTTTCAACGCAAACAGCTACTGTTTCATCAGGAAATTGCCAGCCATAAGGAACGTAGCCCTCACTATTGACCTGAGACTTTCATCGCCATAGAAAAGTGTTATCAAACCTTGCTCAGACAGCCTTTCCAATTCTTGCAAGTCTGCTACCTTACTCTTATAAATTTACTACTCAGGCTTACTTTTACAACGTTTTCTTATCTGCTTATATCTTGCCCCAAGCTTTTTAAAAAACGCCTAAAAGTAATTCCACTTACCGCTTTTCCGTCGCCGATTGCCATTCCAACTTAGCTGTTGATACTTTTTGGCGGTGCTGTTTTACTAATTCAAGAATAGTTGCTCTATCTTTTATTATATCTATTTTTGGCTTTCGACCACGCCCTTCTTTTATCAAAAGCCCTGATATACCTGCTGTTTTATATCGTTTTAGCCAACTATTGACACTTACTTCACAAAAATTTGAACAACATATCAAGGAACTAATGAAACAAAAATATTTACTAAAACTCAAATTGTCAATATTTTACAATATATTGATGACCTTATAAATATATATTAATATCTATCACCCGAAATGGAATAATTGAGTTCATCTACTTAGCACGGTTTATTTTACACTCCCTGCCGACACCTCACAATTATCGGCAAATTGTTGTTTATGAAACATTATATATGGTAAATATAGGTGCTGCGGCGCGACACAAAAAAACATATATAATTGTATTTAAAAAAATATCATTATTTTTGTTGCACTTTTCAAATCGGGTAATTACTTTTTTTTGGCAAAAGGTGATACATATCGGCTCACCACAAAAATATATTTTCGTTCTTTTCAAAATTTATGTACAGTCGCCGCCTATTGCGCGTAAAAGCTCTCCAAGCTTTATATGCTTACGAAATCAACGCGCTTCCTTTGGGAACTTACGACAATGTTATTAAAAAAAGTGTGGGAGATACTTTTGCACAGTATATATATCTGCTGCATTTGCTCACCGAGATAGCAGGCTACGCCCAGCAGTATCACCACACGCAGGAGTCGCGCAATGTGCAGAGCGAAGCCGATTTGCGTCCGGTGCATTTGCTGGCAGCGAACCCGTATATAGAGGCAATCCTCAAGCACGAAGCCTATCAGAAAGCCCTTAAAACTTATTCGTTCGGCAGCTTGTACGACCGCGATTTTATCAAGCAATTATTTGGTGAAATTTCCGACAAAACGGGTTTTGTGTCTTATATCAACCAAAAAAATCCCAGCATTGAGGAGCATCACAAAGTCGTTAAACTGATTTTGAAGCGGTCTTTTTTGGAAAATGAGACCTTTTGGGAAAATATAAGCGAGCATTTTACCTGTTGGGACGATGACTGCGATGTAGTGGTGAATAAATTTGCTACTTCGCTCAACGAATTTTTTGAAGGGTTTCCGCGTCCTTTGCATATTTTTCCTTTCAATTTCAAAGAAGCGGAAGATTTTACGCTCCATTTATTTCATCAGGTAGCACTCAACGACGAGGCACTTCAGAAAATCATCAGCCCCAAATATAAAAACTGGGAGGAGGAGCGCGTGAATAAAATAGATACGATTTTGCTCAAATTAGCACTCGCCGAATTGTTGTATTTTCCCGAAATTCCCTCCAAAGTATCCATCAACGAATATGTGGAGATTTCAAAAGAATACAGCACTCCGAAAAGTAAAGATTTTTTGAACGGTATTTTGGACGTGCTGATGAAAGAATTGGAGCGCGAAGGAAAAATAAAAAAAGTGGGGCGCGGTTTGCGCTGATGCACAGAGAAGAATAAATGTAACCTTTTTTATTGAAAATTTTATATAAAAAATATTTATGATGTTGTTGTTCTTATTACAAGCCGGAGCGAGCGGTTTAATGATTCAAATACTCCCTTTTTTACTCATATTTGTTGTGTTTTATTTTTTTATTCTGCGCCCTCAAAGCAAGCGTATGCAGGAGCAGCAAGCATTTACGAATAACCTCAAAAAAGGTGATAAAGTGGTGACAACAGGCGGCATACACGGCAGAGTACAGCAAATAGATGAGCAAACCCTCGTGCTGCAAGTAGATGTAAGCACCAAAATACGGGTGGAAAAATCGGCACTTTCGGCAGAACTCAGCAAAGCCGTCGCCGCCAAAGACGACAGCATCACGCCTGCGGCTTCTTAGTTGGTGGGTATTATTGGTCATACAAAAATGAAGCCTCCAAAAGATTATATCGACATCAACCGCCGGTCGTGGAACAAAAAAACCGACATTCATGTAACCTCTGAATTTTACGACCTCCCCGCTTTTTTGCAGGGAAAAAGCTCTTTGAACGACATAGAATTGAACCTGCTCGGCGATATAAAAGGAAAAAGCATCTTGCACCTGCAATGCCATTTCGGGCAGGATACCATTTCGCTGAGTCGGCTCGGTGCAAGGGTGGTCGGGGTGGATTTGTCGGATAAAGCCATCGCTAAAGCCCGCGAAATCGCCCTGCAAACACAGTCCGATGCCGAATTTATTTGCTGCAACCTCTACGATTTGCCGCAGTATGTAACACAACAAAATTTTGATATTGTTTTTACAAGTTATGGAACAATCGGCTGGCTGCCCGATTTGGATAAATGGGCAACTATTATCGCCACTTGTTTAAAACCGGACGGACGCTTTGTATTGGTAGATTTTCATCCGGTAGTGTGGATGTTTGACGATAATTTTGAAAAAATCGCCTACAACTATTTCAACACCGGAGCCATCGTAGAAACCCTGAGCGGAACTTATGCCGACCCCACCGCCAATATCACACAGCAATATGTCATGTGGAATCACAGCTTGTCCGAAATCATCAGCAGCTTAATTCGCAGCCAACTCGAAATTCAGCACTTCGGCGAGTTGGATTATTCGCCCTACAACTGCTTCAGGCATACTATTGAAACAGCACCCAAAAAATACAGAATCCGCCATTTGGATAATAAAATTCCGATGTTGTTTTCCATCGCTGCCGCCAAAAAGTTATAAGTTTTATTATAGTGTTATTGATTGATTTTTTATTCATTATCAATTAGTTATTTTAAAATAGTTTTTGAAAGATTGTTTTTAAAATCAAACATAGTATCTTTTAACTTTCTTTGCTGTTCTTTTAAGTTAATCCATTCATTTACAATCTCTTTTTGCTTATCTAAATCCGGTAATGGAATTTCTAATTCACCAAGCAAGTCAAATGTTAAGTTTTGACGAACTGAACCAGATGTTGCTGCACGTAAAAACGGATTAAACCAATCTGACGAAAGCACCAAATATAAATATTCATTTAATAAACCTTCTTTTACTCCAAAAACTACGTAAGCCGGACTAATATACATATTATCAAACTCTTCATCAACAATTCCAATTGAGCCGACATTAACACGATAAGAGTTATACACCAATTCGCCTGCCCTTACTTTTTTATATGGTTGATTAAATGTTTCTCCTTTTTCTGTTAAATTAAGATAAACTCCTTCACGATTAGTAACTCCAAGAATATCAAAATTTTCATCAGGAAAATCAAATAATTTAACTTTTTCGCTGTGTTCATATATATAATTCTTAAGTTTTTTTAGTTCATATACAGATGTTAATGTGTATAAATAATTTTTTGCGTCCCAACGTGTTAAATCTTTGTATTCTACAATTGCACTTTTTTCAAGTTTTACAGTTTCATTATTTAGAAATTGTTTATAAACTTTTGCTACTTCAATCAATTCGTTTTCACAATCATCGCCTGTTGCTGTAATACCAACCTTTTCGGCTTCATACATAAAAATTTGATAATTGAAATCAGCTTTTGCTAATTTTCTACTTTCTTGCAATACAAGTAAATCTAATTCTTTTATTCGCTTTTCTGCATTTTTCTTTTGAGTTTTTAAATCATCAGATGCTTGTTTAAATTCATCTTTTGAATTATATTCTTTTTGAGTAATTTTGATTTCTATGATGTCTTTCAATTTTTGTCTTTCAGTTTGTTGACTGTTGTAAACAAATTCTTGTTTTATTTTTAAAAGGTTTTGCCAATTTGTTTCTTCTTCTTTTGTGAATTTTTGAAAAACAATAAAGAACAGTTTACATCTGCATCACTTGACAAAAATGTTTCTCTTGGTAATGAAACAGTTGCTAATATATATCCATTATTTTCTGTAAATTCTCTAACAAATTCTTCTTTGGGGTTATTAAAAAGTCCGTTTGGCAAAACTATTGCTAATTTGCCTTTTTCTTTTAATAAATTAATGGAACGTTCTAAAAATAAAACTTGTGTTGTAATACTATTGCTTTTAGGTAATTGAAATAATTTTAAAATATCTTTATCAGTAGTTTTCATTCCAAAAGGTGGATTTGTTAAAACTACATCAAATTTATTATCCGTAATTGCATCATTAATATTTAAAAAGCCATCGCCATGATGTATGCCTCCGTGTCCGTCTCCGTGCATAATCATATTCATTTTTGCGGTTCTTGCCGCACGTTCGTTAGCGTCAATTCCAAAAATACAATTATTTGCTAAATTAAATACTCTTGTATCTTTGTTCGTTATATCACTATTTTTCTCTAATTTCGTAAATAATTCTAATATTTTAACATCTTTTTCTTGTTCCGAAAAACTGTTATTATTTTCAATTTCTGTTTTAATCTTTAAATATTCATCGTTTAACGATTGATATATTTTTTGTTGCACATCTTGAAAAAATTTAATAAGAAAACCGCCACTACCGCAAGCGGGGTCGCAAACTATTTGATTTTCTTGTGGATTAATCATTTCAACCATAAACTCAACAACAGGACGTGGTGTGAAAAATTGACCTAATTTTCCTCTCAAAAAAGTATCACTTAAAAAACTTTCAAAGGCAATTCCTTTTGTATCTACCGATGTTTCGGATAAATTGTATTTTTCTAATTTTTGAATAATTGCTTTTATTGTAGTGTTATTCAAATTAATTTTTTCGTCGGGCTTAAAAATTGCACTTTTTCCAAATTCTGTTTTTGTATCATCAAAAGTTTTTGAAATAAAATTTTTTGTATAAACTTCTGCTTTTTCTACCCAATCTAAACTGAAAATATTTTGACTTTTTTCTGCTTTTAAATTTCTTTCTGCGTAAACTTTCATAAATAAAATTTTCGCAATTTCGTCAAAAGCAATAGTTGGGTCTAACTTTTCATTATTACGAATAATATTATGACAAGATTTCAAAATATCTCTAAACTCTCCCTGTCTAAAAACTTTTAGTTTAGAAAATAACTCTTCAATTTCTTTATCATTTGCTCTTGCGGTTGGAATATTCTCAATTTCTTCTCTATATCCGGGTGATTTATCTTTTTTTACTCGCCAAAATCTCGTTTCTAAATTATTGTGAGTTACAAAAAACGGTGCATTATGGATACGTGCATATAATTCGCCTTGTAAATAATCTTTTTCAAAAATAATAATACTTTCAGCTTTACATTCAACAATAATTAAAGGATTATTATTGAGTTTAATATCATTGAAATGTCTATAAATAACAATATCTGCTCGTGCTTGTGCTGAACCCCGACCTGTCAAATTTTCTTCTTCCAACATTTGTTCAAGTGAATATCCATAATTATTAACAAGTTGTAAAACAAAATTTTGTCTTATAACTTCTTCCGGCTTTTTAACTAACCATTTTTTACGTATATGGCTGTATATTTTATCGTTTTCTTCTAATATTTTTAGCATAATTATTATGTCATTCTTTATTGTGCAAATATAGTAAAATAGAAATTTTTTTATTTCTTTTATATAGACACAAATATTTTTCTTGTTTTTGATTATAAATATTGGTGTGTATCAAAATAAATAGAAGATCTTGGTAATTTTTCTATCTTTATCCTGTTAAAAAAAAATGGTATGGATATGCCCCCGACAACAAAGGACCTGCGCTTGGCTTTGGTGCAAAGTGATTTGCACTGGGAAAATGCCGCCGCCAACCGCGCCGCCCTCACGCTGCAATTAGAGGCAATACAAGAAGCCGATATTATCATCTTGCCCGAAATGTTTGCCACCGGCTTCACGATGAACGCCGCCGCCTGTGCCGAAACACTTCAGGGCGAGTCGCTGCAATGGCTGCAAGCGCAAGCCGCCGCCAAACAATGCGCCGTGTGCGGCAGCCTCATTATAGCCGAAAACGGAAAATTTTACAATCGCTTTGTTTTTTGCGATGAACAGGGAAATATCCACAGCTACAACAAACGCCACCTTTTTCGTATGGGCAACGAACACCATACCTACACCGCCGGCACGCAAGCTGTTGTTTTTTCTTATAAAGGCTGGCGCATCTGCCCGCAAATATGCTACGATTTGCGTTTTCCGGTGTGGAGTCGCCAACCCGCCAATCCCTACGATCTACTGCTGTATGTAGCCAATTGGCCTCAGATGCGGCGTTTTGCGTGGCGCACCCTGCTGCGTGCCCGCGCCATCGAAAACCAAACTTTTGTGTGCGCCGTCAATCGCGTAGGCACTGACGGCAAGGGCGTGTATCACAGCGGCGACAGTGCCATTATTGATTTCAGAGGCGATACCCTCACCGAAGCACAGCACCAGAGCAGCATCGTACAGGCGCAGTTGTCGTGGTCGGCTTTGCAGCGTTTTCGGGAGGAGTTTCCGGCGTGGCAAGATGCCGATTCCTTTTCAATTGCAGCAGACGAATAGAGCATATTTTGTTGTGAAAAAGCCTTCAATCCTTGTAAGTGTTGAGAAAATACAGCATTTTACATCCGTTTTTTTAAAAATAATCCCGTCATCACATCATCATTTTTATTATGCGAGCAGTTATTCAAAGGGTGAGCGAAGCCTCCGTGAGCATTGAAGGAAAAATAAAAGGCGAAATTGCCGGAGGCCTGTTGGTATTGCTCGGCATTGAAGAAGCCGACACCGAAGCCGACATTCAATATTTAAGTAAAAAAATAGTGCAGTTGCGTATTTTTGGCGATGAGGAAGGAAAAATGAACCATTCTGTACAGGATAGCGGCGGCGACATATTGCTCATCAGTCAGTTTACGCTGCACGCCTCCACCCAAAAAGGCAATCGCCCTTCTTTCATCAAAGCCGCCAAACCCGCTACCGCCATTCCTTTATACGAAGCGTTTAAAAAAACTGTGGCTGAATATTTGGGAAAACCCGTAGCCTGCGGCGAATTTGGAGCAGATATGAAAGTAAAATTGCTCAATGACGGTCCCGTGACAATTGTGATGGATTCTAAAAACAGAGAATAAAGAAAAAATGTACAATGAATACTGAAATGCACCAAGAACTTACTTTGCGCGCCGCCCAACAACAAGTAGATGAGTGGATAAAAAATATAGGAGTGCGCTATTTCAACGAGCTTACCAATACCGCCATTTTGATGGAAGAGGTCGGCGAAGTAGCGCGGCTGATGGCGCGTATCTATGGCGAGCAATCATTTAAAAACAGCGACGAGGCAAAAAACCTGCCCGATGAAATGGCAGATGTGCTTTTTGTGTTGATATGTCTCGCCAATCAATGTAAAATAGACTTAACAGAGGCATTGCAACGCAATTTGGAGAAGAAAACCCAAAGAGACCGCCAAAGACACCGCAACAATCCGAAATTATCAGATAAATAAATAATAAGCAGCTGTAAATAATCAGTTATAAGTTGTGAAAGAATATAAGTATCTGATTATTAATCATTTATATTAACTTATTAAGTATAAAGCAATTTTAGACGAATACTTGTCATTTAATTTTTTTTATTTTTGGAATGGGTTATAAGACAAAAACATACTTTTTTTTTGTCTTATTTTTATAAAGTCGCTTTTCAAAGTATCTGTATATCTAAAAATATAATTATTTTTATCGCTTTATTTTGCCAAACAAGCTATTCTATCGCCCTTTCAACAAAAACACACCCTTATAATATGAGATTTATTTACTTCTTTTGGTCGTTTTTTGTTCTGTTGCTTTTGGGTACAAAAGAGATGACAGCGCAAAACTGCGACCTGCAAGGTGCTACACTTTCTATTGTTTCGGTTCAAAACGGTTATGTAGAACCCACGAACTACGGAGCAGGTATCGGTCAATCAACAGGCTCCATCAGCAACAACGAACCCCTCAATATCATTGCTACCAGTTCGGGTACCGTAACTGTAACTGTAGGTTATCGTTTTACCTTTATCGGCGGCTCGTCTTGTGCGTGGGTACACGGCTTGAACTGGTCGTCCAGCACCGCCGCCAACTGGTCGGAAGACAGTGGACCCAGTGGCGATTGGATTTATATGCCCAACGGCGTAACCGGTATTTGTAGCGGTAATACAGGGGGGGCAGGGTATTATTACGATGGTCCCGGTGACGATGGCAGCAGCTACGACCCCGCTACCGGCGAATGTTCTACCGGTGGAACTTCCATAGCAGGCTCTGATGTGGACGGCGACCCTTCCGACAACTGGGGTTTTCCGGCTACCAGTGGTTGTAATACGTCATTTACCACTAATGCCTTTCAATTTACCCTCACTTTTTGCCCGCTTTCTCCCGTTCCTACCGATTTTACCACCGATATTACTTTCTCTATCAGCGAAGACGGCGATACAGGCGGTTGGGGACAAGTGGGTACTTGTCAGGATATGTCTAATACCTATACCATTACCATTTTCAATACTTTCAACACTTGCCCTTGTGGTAATATAGAACCCAAAATAACGGCGCAAAAAGACACTTTGAAATATTGTTCTGTCAGCCCGAATGTGGATTTGAATAATGCAGGATTATCGGTGACAGATGGCGGAGCAGTACAATTTTACAGCGCATTGCCTCCTTCTGCTGCTACTTTGGTATCGCCTACGCCTTCTTTGGGACCCGGTTTGAACTTGACTTATTATGCAGTCAGTCAGGGAACATCAGGCTGCTATGATGCCTACCCCATTCAGGTAGTATGGATAGACCCCTGCGCAGATGACGGGAATTGCCAAAATGGTATAGAACAACTCAACAGCGATTGCGAATGTACCAATGTCAATGCTCCCTTTCCCTATCCGCCCGCCTGCGCAGATGACGGCGATAATTGTAATGGCGAAGAAGTATATGAAGACCAGAACACAGGCGATTTAGACGGAAATGGTACAGTAGATTGCGCTTGTGTTTCCGACCCCAACACCATACCGCAAGAACCTGCCGTCGGTTGTAGTGATAATATCTGCGAGAATGGCGAAGAAGTATGGGACAGCACTTTTGATATAGATGGCGATGGTATATTGTGCGAATGTGCCCTTGACCCTAATTCTTTACCCGATATCACCTGCAACGATGACGGTGATAACTGCAACGGCGCAGAAATATGGAACAGTACCATTTGTGTATGCGAAAGCGACGGCAATATTCCTTCCGAACCCGCTGGCGGCTGCTCTGATAATGACTGCTCCAACGGTTACGAATATTGGGATAGTTCCGTTTGCGCTTGCGCCACCGAACCCACCACCTGCGACAACGGCGGTGCTACCGAATTAATTGCTTGTAATGACAACAATGCCAATACCGTAAATGACGAAGCCGAAGTATTGGTGTGCGATAATACAATTATATGTACGCCTTGCGCGGGTACTTCTGCTACCTGCAACAGTGCGGGAATAACATTAGTATCTCAACCCTGCAACGATAACGATGCTTGTACCGAAAATGACGTACAACAAATTATTCAGGGCACTACTACCATTTGTGAGCCTTGCGCGGGCACCCCGATTACCTGCGCCAATGGCGGTGCTACCGAAATTCTTACTTGCGATGATGGTGATGCTGCTACTTTAAATGATGAGGTAGAGGTATTGGTCTGTGATAACAGCGTTATTTGTACACCTTGTGCCGGAACTGCC from Sphingobacteriales bacterium harbors:
- the nusB gene encoding transcription antitermination factor NusB, whose product is MYSRRLLRVKALQALYAYEINALPLGTYDNVIKKSVGDTFAQYIYLLHLLTEIAGYAQQYHHTQESRNVQSEADLRPVHLLAANPYIEAILKHEAYQKALKTYSFGSLYDRDFIKQLFGEISDKTGFVSYINQKNPSIEEHHKVVKLILKRSFLENETFWENISEHFTCWDDDCDVVVNKFATSLNEFFEGFPRPLHIFPFNFKEAEDFTLHLFHQVALNDEALQKIISPKYKNWEEERVNKIDTILLKLALAELLYFPEIPSKVSINEYVEISKEYSTPKSKDFLNGILDVLMKELEREGKIKKVGRGLR
- the yajC gene encoding preprotein translocase subunit YajC, translated to MLLFLLQAGASGLMIQILPFLLIFVVFYFFILRPQSKRMQEQQAFTNNLKKGDKVVTTGGIHGRVQQIDEQTLVLQVDVSTKIRVEKSALSAELSKAVAAKDDSITPAAS
- a CDS encoding class I SAM-dependent methyltransferase — protein: MKPPKDYIDINRRSWNKKTDIHVTSEFYDLPAFLQGKSSLNDIELNLLGDIKGKSILHLQCHFGQDTISLSRLGARVVGVDLSDKAIAKAREIALQTQSDAEFICCNLYDLPQYVTQQNFDIVFTSYGTIGWLPDLDKWATIIATCLKPDGRFVLVDFHPVVWMFDDNFEKIAYNYFNTGAIVETLSGTYADPTANITQQYVMWNHSLSEIISSLIRSQLEIQHFGELDYSPYNCFRHTIETAPKKYRIRHLDNKIPMLFSIAAAKKL
- a CDS encoding restriction endonuclease subunit S; the encoded protein is MKDIIEIKITQKEYNSKDEFKQASDDLKTQKKNAEKRIKELDLLVLQESRKLAKADFNYQIFMYEAEKVGITATGDDCENELIEVAKVYKQFLNNETVKLEKSAIVEYKDLTRWDAKNYLYTLTSVYELKKLKNYIYEHSEKVKLFDFPDENFDILGVTNREGVYLNLTEKGETFNQPYKKVRAGELVYNSYRVNVGSIGIVDEEFDNMYISPAYVVFGVKEGLLNEYLYLVLSSDWFNPFLRAATSGSVRQNLTFDLLGELEIPLPDLDKQKEIVNEWINLKEQQRKLKDTMFDFKNNLSKTILK
- a CDS encoding N-6 DNA methylase, whose product is MLKILEENDKIYSHIRKKWLVKKPEEVIRQNFVLQLVNNYGYSLEQMLEEENLTGRGSAQARADIVIYRHFNDIKLNNNPLIIVECKAESIIIFEKDYLQGELYARIHNAPFFVTHNNLETRFWRVKKDKSPGYREEIENIPTARANDKEIEELFSKLKVFRQGEFRDILKSCHNIIRNNEKLDPTIAFDEIAKILFMKVYAERNLKAEKSQNIFSLDWVEKAEVYTKNFISKTFDDTKTEFGKSAIFKPDEKINLNNTTIKAIIQKLEKYNLSETSVDTKGIAFESFLSDTFLRGKLGQFFTPRPVVEFMVEMINPQENQIVCDPACGSGGFLIKFFQDVQQKIYQSLNDEYLKIKTEIENNNSFSEQEKDVKILELFTKLEKNSDITNKDTRVFNLANNCIFGIDANERAARTAKMNMIMHGDGHGGIHHGDGFLNINDAITDNKFDVVLTNPPFGMKTTDKDILKLFQLPKSNSITTQVLFLERSINLLKEKGKLAIVLPNGLFNNPKEEFVREFTENNGYILATVSLPRETFLSSDADVNCSLLFFKNSQKKKKQIGKTF
- a CDS encoding amidohydrolase, translated to MPPTTKDLRLALVQSDLHWENAAANRAALTLQLEAIQEADIIILPEMFATGFTMNAAACAETLQGESLQWLQAQAAAKQCAVCGSLIIAENGKFYNRFVFCDEQGNIHSYNKRHLFRMGNEHHTYTAGTQAVVFSYKGWRICPQICYDLRFPVWSRQPANPYDLLLYVANWPQMRRFAWRTLLRARAIENQTFVCAVNRVGTDGKGVYHSGDSAIIDFRGDTLTEAQHQSSIVQAQLSWSALQRFREEFPAWQDADSFSIAADE
- a CDS encoding D-tyrosyl-tRNA(Tyr) deacylase is translated as MRAVIQRVSEASVSIEGKIKGEIAGGLLVLLGIEEADTEADIQYLSKKIVQLRIFGDEEGKMNHSVQDSGGDILLISQFTLHASTQKGNRPSFIKAAKPATAIPLYEAFKKTVAEYLGKPVACGEFGADMKVKLLNDGPVTIVMDSKNRE
- a CDS encoding nucleotide pyrophosphohydrolase, with translation MHQELTLRAAQQQVDEWIKNIGVRYFNELTNTAILMEEVGEVARLMARIYGEQSFKNSDEAKNLPDEMADVLFVLICLANQCKIDLTEALQRNLEKKTQRDRQRHRNNPKLSDK